The Candidatus Kaelpia aquatica genome has a segment encoding these proteins:
- a CDS encoding dTDP-4-dehydrorhamnose 3,5-epimerase family protein: protein MIDGVDIKRLNWFKNEKGRLIEILRSDDDIFDKFGQAYLSTINPGVIKGWHLHYNQADNICCVQGSVKLVLKDNREGSRTYGAIEDFILSGVNSSLIRIPPGVYHGLQCLGSREAYIFNLTDSLYQKEDPDEEIVDLDDIEYSWEALKI from the coding sequence ATGATAGATGGCGTTGATATCAAGAGGTTGAATTGGTTTAAGAATGAGAAGGGAAGATTGATTGAGATTTTAAGAAGCGATGATGATATTTTTGATAAGTTCGGCCAGGCCTATCTAAGCACTATCAATCCAGGTGTTATAAAAGGTTGGCATCTGCACTATAATCAGGCCGATAATATCTGCTGTGTCCAAGGCAGTGTTAAGCTTGTACTTAAAGACAACAGAGAGGGCTCTAGGACATATGGAGCTATAGAGGATTTTATTCTTAGCGGAGTTAACTCTTCTCTTATTAGAATACCGCCTGGAGTCTACCATGGCTTGCAATGTTTAGGCTCTAGGGAGGCTTATATTTTTAACCTGACAGACTCTCTCTATCAAAAAGAAGATCCTGACGAAGAAATAGTTGACTTAGATGATATCGAATATAGCTGGGAGGCGTTAAAGATATGA
- a CDS encoding UDP-glucose/GDP-mannose dehydrogenase family protein produces MKLKDKLDVSVIGSGYVGLVTGVALAELGHNVLCMDVDRLKIAEIEKGKIPIYEPGLEELLLKNQEEGRLRFSSSLKEAVDHGLIIFIAVGTPPKSNGEADLSYVENVAREIAVNMDSYRLIVEKSTVPVETGEKVRQAMQLYIKGEVDFDVASNPEFLREGSAVADFLHPDRIVIGVDSQKARDLLFCLYSSLAAPIIVTDIKSAELIKHASNSFLALKISFINAVSRISEMVGADIDKIAEGMGMDKRIGDRFLKAGIGYGGSCFPKDVDAFIHISEVLGYDFNLLKEVRKINEEQRQLVLKKIKEGLWILKDKKIVLWGVSFKPQTDDVRGAPAIDIIEALLKEGARVAVVDPQALENLREVFKGRISYVADKYEAAKGADCILLTTEWDDFKDVDFKKLKEIMNLAFIVDGRNLYKHLELDRYGFLYLPFGSSALGKPVGGKKNL; encoded by the coding sequence ATGAAACTAAAAGATAAGCTTGATGTATCAGTTATAGGTTCTGGCTATGTAGGTCTGGTTACAGGTGTAGCTTTAGCTGAGCTGGGTCACAATGTTCTCTGTATGGATGTAGATAGGCTCAAGATAGCAGAGATTGAAAAAGGTAAGATTCCGATATATGAGCCGGGACTGGAAGAGTTACTTCTAAAAAATCAAGAGGAAGGCCGTCTTAGATTCAGCAGTTCACTTAAAGAGGCGGTTGACCATGGTCTGATAATATTTATAGCCGTAGGCACCCCACCTAAATCTAATGGTGAAGCTGATTTAAGTTATGTTGAAAACGTTGCCAGAGAGATTGCAGTTAATATGGACTCTTACCGTTTGATAGTTGAAAAATCGACTGTACCAGTTGAGACAGGTGAAAAGGTAAGGCAGGCCATGCAGCTCTATATCAAAGGTGAAGTTGATTTTGATGTTGCATCGAACCCAGAATTTTTAAGAGAGGGTTCAGCGGTGGCTGATTTTCTGCATCCCGATAGAATAGTTATCGGGGTAGATAGCCAAAAGGCCAGAGACCTGCTGTTCTGTCTCTATAGTTCGCTGGCAGCACCTATTATTGTTACCGACATTAAGAGCGCCGAGCTTATCAAGCATGCCTCTAATTCATTCCTGGCTCTTAAGATCTCTTTTATAAATGCGGTATCTAGGATATCTGAGATGGTTGGAGCAGATATTGATAAAATTGCAGAAGGCATGGGTATGGACAAGAGAATAGGAGATAGGTTCTTAAAGGCCGGCATTGGCTATGGCGGCAGCTGTTTTCCTAAAGATGTCGATGCATTTATCCATATCTCTGAAGTGTTGGGCTATGATTTTAATCTACTTAAAGAAGTGAGAAAAATAAATGAAGAACAACGTCAACTTGTCTTAAAAAAAATAAAGGAAGGACTTTGGATACTAAAAGATAAGAAAATTGTTCTCTGGGGGGTATCTTTTAAGCCTCAGACAGATGATGTAAGAGGTGCTCCGGCAATAGACATTATAGAGGCTTTACTTAAAGAAGGTGCTAGAGTTGCAGTTGTTGACCCTCAAGCGCTGGAGAATCTAAGGGAAGTATTTAAAGGTAGAATAAGCTATGTCGCTGATAAGTATGAAGCGGCTAAAGGTGCAGATTGCATTCTACTTACAACAGAGTGGGATGATTTTAAAGATGTTGATTTCAAAAAATTAAAAGAGATTATGAATCTTGCTTTTATCGTTGATGGAAGAAACCTCTATAAACATTTAGAACTTGATCGCTATGGTTTCTTGTATCTTCCTTTCGGCAGTTCCGCATTGGGTAAACCTGTTGGAGGCAAGAAAAACCTATGA
- a CDS encoding lysophospholipid acyltransferase family protein, with protein MSRIVIKIFYLFFINLLKLLPRSFAIELAQMLSLLYYLFARKKVAVVRDNLKVVMGPSFKEASTRRLFKNFSFYLVDFMRVRSRGKEFFKNYLKIEGREVVDESFKASSNGVLGLGMHLGNWEFSGGHLSYLDYSVAAVALDHSIEYVDRFFKRQRKRLGIEELPFKNSFNVCLKRLKEGSIVGLLSDRDFTGNSIKGRLFGRDCYFPKAPFLISLRAQVPILIIVTVRDGLGYKSIIKGPFTYESFTLNEMHRIIADINRAIEGYLRDYPEQWFFFQRFWEKPEDVVIL; from the coding sequence ATGTCTAGGATCGTTATAAAGATTTTCTATCTTTTTTTTATAAATCTACTTAAACTTTTGCCGCGTTCATTTGCTATAGAGCTTGCTCAGATGCTCTCTCTCTTATACTATCTTTTTGCCAGAAAAAAAGTGGCTGTAGTACGCGATAATCTCAAAGTTGTTATGGGTCCTAGCTTTAAAGAAGCTTCCACTAGAAGGCTTTTCAAGAATTTCTCATTCTATTTGGTTGATTTTATGAGAGTTAGATCTAGAGGTAAAGAATTTTTTAAGAATTATTTAAAGATTGAGGGAAGAGAGGTAGTAGATGAATCTTTCAAAGCTTCCTCTAATGGTGTTTTAGGATTAGGTATGCACCTTGGTAATTGGGAATTTTCCGGAGGACATTTATCTTATCTTGATTATTCTGTTGCGGCTGTTGCGCTGGATCATTCTATAGAATATGTAGATAGGTTCTTCAAGCGGCAGAGAAAGAGGCTTGGAATTGAAGAACTTCCTTTTAAGAACTCCTTTAATGTCTGTCTTAAGAGACTCAAGGAGGGCAGTATTGTTGGTCTTCTAAGCGACCGTGATTTTACTGGAAACTCTATAAAAGGCAGGCTTTTTGGTAGGGATTGTTATTTTCCAAAAGCCCCCTTTTTAATCTCTTTACGTGCTCAAGTCCCTATTCTTATTATAGTTACAGTTAGAGACGGCTTGGGTTATAAAAGCATAATCAAAGGACCGTTTACCTATGAGAGTTTTACCCTTAATGAGATGCATAGAATTATAGCTGATATCAACAGGGCTATAGAGGGGTATCTTAGAGATTATCCTGAGCAGTGGTTTTTCTTTCAGAGATTCTGGGAGAAGCCTGAAGATGTTGTTATTCTTTGA
- a CDS encoding glycosyltransferase: MSPRRILILYMTNKSGHHHAALALQEAIIELDSSIEVNCVNAFSYTNPVLNKITHTTYMQIIRRSPEVWGYLYDNPDVVRRSRNLKKMIHKYSSRKLINLFSEFNPDVVVCTQAFPCGMVADLKKYKKIDIPIVGVTTDYVTHSFWYYDSVDSYIVSDESTKDQMVKNGIKEERVKVYGIPISPRFMRSVDRDKVFKELGLEPDLPVVVVMGGGRGLGRIKQVVYSLAKTQKRFQIVAICGVNKKLHRYLKIKSRRLNRFKPFKVFDYVEHMDWIMSVADILISKPGGITTAEALAKGLPMIIFNPIPGQEISNTEFLLKSGAAIRCDRIADIGILVEELLQVSNKLSIMSDSARGSGFPDSSLKISREILNLIGYV, translated from the coding sequence TTGAGCCCTCGTCGTATTCTTATTCTCTATATGACCAATAAGTCAGGCCATCATCATGCTGCATTGGCATTGCAGGAAGCCATAATTGAATTAGATAGCAGCATAGAGGTCAATTGCGTCAATGCTTTTAGTTATACCAATCCCGTGCTCAATAAAATTACACACACTACCTATATGCAGATTATAAGAAGGAGCCCTGAGGTCTGGGGATATCTTTATGATAACCCTGATGTAGTTAGGCGTTCTCGAAACCTTAAAAAGATGATCCACAAATATAGCTCTAGAAAGCTTATTAATCTTTTTTCGGAGTTTAATCCGGATGTTGTTGTCTGTACTCAGGCATTTCCTTGCGGCATGGTTGCAGATTTAAAGAAATATAAGAAGATAGATATACCTATTGTAGGTGTAACCACAGATTATGTGACCCATTCTTTCTGGTATTATGACAGTGTAGACTCTTATATTGTATCTGATGAATCTACAAAAGATCAGATGGTCAAAAATGGCATAAAAGAAGAGCGTGTTAAGGTCTATGGAATACCGATTTCGCCTCGATTTATGAGGTCAGTGGATAGAGATAAAGTTTTCAAAGAGCTGGGTTTAGAGCCAGATTTACCGGTTGTAGTTGTTATGGGTGGAGGTAGAGGTTTAGGGAGAATAAAACAGGTTGTTTACTCTCTCGCTAAAACGCAAAAGAGATTTCAGATAGTTGCTATCTGCGGCGTGAATAAGAAGCTGCATCGCTATCTTAAGATAAAATCAAGACGGTTAAATAGGTTTAAACCATTTAAGGTCTTTGATTACGTTGAGCATATGGATTGGATTATGTCTGTTGCTGATATATTAATATCAAAGCCCGGAGGAATAACCACTGCCGAAGCTTTAGCTAAAGGGCTGCCGATGATAATATTTAATCCGATACCTGGCCAGGAGATAAGCAATACAGAGTTTTTGCTCAAGAGCGGTGCGGCAATAAGATGTGATCGGATAGCAGATATAGGTATTCTTGTTGAAGAACTGCTTCAGGTGAGCAATAAGCTCTCTATTATGTCGGATTCAGCTCGGGGGTCGGGATTTCCGGACTCTTCTTTAAAGATCTCAAGGGAGATACTCAATCTGATAGGATATGTCTAG
- a CDS encoding aminotransferase class I/II-fold pyridoxal phosphate-dependent enzyme: MSIDISKKLKSIPPSGIREFFDLVLGMDDIISLGVGEPDFVTPWNISEAAIYALEKGYTSYTSNQGMESLRLDISNHLKKKYKLSYDHEDEILITVGTSEGYDLALRALINPGDEVLVPEPCYVSYLQVAKLVGAKPKYIDTTGHGFKLTPQLLKDSITKKTKLLVLNYPANPTGVSYRGSELKELAQIVKKYNLVVLSDEIYGDLTYDFKHIPFSTLPGMKERTVYINGFSKAYAMTGWRIGYACGPPEVIAAMSKIHQYTMLCAPIMSQIAASEALLKGDNALREMKREYLRRRNYVMERLIELGFSFPYPDGAFYVYASLLDKNFDGKKFSYELIKEKSVAVVPGVAFGRPENNKCYIRICYTAEFDKLKEALNRIEQFLKE, encoded by the coding sequence ATGAGTATAGATATATCCAAAAAATTGAAATCTATTCCACCTTCGGGGATAAGGGAGTTTTTTGATCTTGTTCTTGGAATGGACGATATAATATCTTTAGGAGTAGGCGAGCCTGATTTTGTAACGCCTTGGAATATATCAGAGGCAGCTATCTATGCTCTTGAGAAAGGATATACCTCCTATACCTCTAATCAAGGGATGGAATCTTTGAGGCTTGATATTTCAAACCATCTTAAAAAGAAGTATAAGCTCTCTTATGACCATGAAGACGAGATCTTAATTACTGTCGGGACATCCGAAGGATATGACCTGGCCTTAAGAGCTCTTATTAATCCGGGAGATGAGGTTCTTGTTCCTGAACCATGCTATGTCTCTTATCTGCAGGTTGCAAAGCTTGTCGGAGCAAAACCTAAATATATAGATACAACTGGGCATGGTTTTAAGTTAACACCTCAACTGCTAAAGGATTCTATTACTAAAAAAACAAAATTGTTGGTCTTAAATTATCCTGCTAATCCTACAGGGGTGAGCTACAGGGGGTCAGAACTAAAAGAGCTTGCTCAGATTGTTAAGAAGTATAACTTAGTAGTTTTATCCGATGAGATTTATGGAGATTTGACATATGATTTTAAGCATATTCCTTTTTCGACTCTTCCTGGTATGAAAGAAAGAACTGTGTACATAAACGGGTTTTCTAAGGCCTATGCTATGACAGGTTGGCGTATAGGTTATGCCTGCGGTCCTCCTGAGGTGATTGCGGCTATGTCTAAGATTCATCAATATACCATGCTCTGTGCTCCTATAATGTCTCAGATAGCAGCTTCTGAGGCTCTCTTAAAAGGGGATAATGCCTTAAGGGAGATGAAGAGAGAGTATTTAAGAAGAAGAAATTATGTTATGGAGAGGTTAATTGAACTTGGATTCAGTTTTCCTTATCCAGATGGAGCTTTCTATGTATATGCTTCTCTTTTAGATAAGAACTTTGATGGTAAAAAATTTTCCTATGAGCTGATTAAAGAGAAGAGCGTTGCTGTTGTTCCCGGAGTTGCTTTTGGAAGGCCGGAGAATAATAAGTGTTATATAAGAATATGCTATACCGCTGAATTCGATAAGCTTAAAGAGGCTTTAAATAGAATTGAACAGTTTCTTAAGGAGTAG
- a CDS encoding Lrp/AsnC family transcriptional regulator, translated as MNEILNLLKKNSKLSSEDIAKVLKRKASSVKSDIEKLERGKVILGYKAIINEDKVKGLKPVRAIVEVKVAPKRNLGFDYIAERIYRFPEVKTCYLVSGTYELLLMLEGEDIQKVSQFIAEKLAPLEGVKGTVTHFFLKKYKEEGVIFESKGGNHRKNITL; from the coding sequence ATGAATGAAATTTTAAATTTACTTAAGAAGAATTCCAAGTTGTCTTCGGAAGACATTGCAAAGGTGCTCAAGCGTAAAGCCTCTTCAGTTAAGAGTGATATTGAAAAACTGGAGAGAGGCAAGGTAATACTTGGATATAAGGCTATAATAAATGAGGATAAAGTAAAGGGCCTTAAGCCTGTGAGGGCCATCGTTGAAGTTAAAGTGGCCCCCAAGAGGAATCTGGGTTTTGACTATATCGCAGAGAGAATATACAGGTTTCCCGAGGTTAAGACCTGCTATCTTGTCTCTGGAACTTATGAGCTTCTTTTGATGCTTGAGGGTGAGGATATCCAAAAGGTATCTCAGTTTATTGCCGAGAAGCTTGCGCCGCTAGAAGGAGTAAAAGGAACTGTTACTCATTTCTTCCTCAAGAAGTATAAAGAGGAAGGTGTAATATTTGAGTCTAAAGGCGGTAACCATAGAAAGAATATTACTTTATGA
- a CDS encoding lipoyl domain-containing protein, producing the protein MENIEIKVPNTEGVDSFTVIFWHRQEGDRVVEGEDLLELATEKTTFNITAPCSGKIIALKYPEGSVVNPGDLIAVLEKSEVKDE; encoded by the coding sequence ATGGAAAATATTGAGATTAAAGTTCCTAATACTGAAGGTGTAGACAGTTTTACTGTTATATTCTGGCATCGCCAGGAAGGAGACAGAGTAGTTGAAGGAGAAGATCTACTTGAGCTTGCAACAGAGAAGACTACTTTTAATATCACAGCACCTTGCTCAGGTAAGATTATTGCATTAAAATATCCTGAAGGTAGTGTGGTTAATCCGGGTGACTTGATAGCTGTTTTAGAAAAAAGCGAGGTGAAAGATGAATGA
- a CDS encoding homocysteine S-methyltransferase family protein, giving the protein MKIESILKRRALILDGACGTSLYDMGMPSGVLPEIWCLENRDALRKLHKSYIEAGSDVIYSATFGANRIKLGDKKIDIVGLNKKLALIAKDVAGSGRVLVAGDISSTGKFVKPFGELDFNQAVDIFKEQVKGLLEADVDLFVIETMMDIQEARAALIAVREMSDKFTIVTMSYEKSGRTLNGTDPLSALITLESLGASAVGANCSSGPLDMKSVILKMKDYTNLPLVAKPNAGMPKVIAGETVFDMSEDRFAKAGKDLILSGVSIIGGCCGTTSRHIAALKRELKGLKPASKKLLRYSTLSSAASSLVFDKNSSLIAVGEKINPSGKKRLQKSILDKNYSLIRNLAREQELSGAKLLDLNVSVLGANEGETMLSAISVLAVSSKLPLLIDSLDPDVIEAALRFYPGRAMVNSISGESEKLKKLLPVIKKYGAMFILLPLTSVGIPRSFRKRRETIDRLIKKVKDFGIKKESIVVDGITLAVSAEPEAGVELLKTIEYISKELKMNTIIGLSNISFGLPRRDIINKTFLSLAEEKGLNLAILDSYKIKNSRKSKYAKSLLLVKDRGGRDFIKRFSNSIAAQHPVRPINIELDSVDFIKDKISRSIIEGDRDLILELIKSALAKGVAAIDIVNKIMIPSISTVGERFDNKECFLPQLISSAEVVKKAFSILEPYLKEDNSKRRALVMIATVEGDIHDIGKNIVALIMGNYGFSVIDLGKDVSAKIIVREIKRYKPDIVGLSALMTTTMVNMEKVLMLVRKEKLKVKFMLGGAVVTDGYAKSLKASYAKDAIEAVRVAKKILSK; this is encoded by the coding sequence ATGAAGATAGAGAGCATCTTAAAAAGAAGAGCGCTTATCCTTGATGGTGCCTGCGGCACATCTTTATATGATATGGGTATGCCTTCGGGGGTCTTGCCTGAGATCTGGTGTTTGGAGAATAGAGATGCTCTACGTAAACTGCATAAGAGCTATATAGAGGCAGGGTCTGATGTCATATATAGTGCTACTTTCGGAGCCAATCGAATAAAGCTTGGAGACAAAAAGATTGATATCGTAGGGTTGAATAAGAAACTCGCTCTTATTGCAAAAGATGTTGCCGGCTCTGGTAGGGTTCTTGTTGCAGGTGATATTAGCTCTACAGGTAAATTTGTTAAACCGTTTGGAGAGCTTGATTTTAACCAAGCTGTTGATATATTCAAAGAACAGGTCAAAGGGTTACTTGAAGCAGATGTTGACCTATTTGTAATAGAGACGATGATGGATATTCAGGAAGCACGGGCGGCGTTAATAGCTGTGCGTGAAATGAGCGATAAGTTTACTATCGTTACGATGAGCTATGAAAAGTCTGGCCGGACATTGAACGGAACTGATCCTCTAAGCGCTCTTATTACTTTAGAGAGCTTAGGAGCTTCTGCTGTAGGTGCTAATTGTTCCAGCGGTCCTTTAGATATGAAAAGTGTTATTTTGAAGATGAAGGATTATACTAATCTCCCTCTTGTTGCAAAGCCCAATGCCGGGATGCCTAAAGTCATAGCCGGTGAGACTGTCTTCGATATGTCAGAAGACAGGTTTGCTAAAGCCGGAAAGGATTTGATCTTATCCGGGGTCAGTATTATAGGGGGGTGCTGCGGAACAACATCTCGACATATAGCAGCTTTAAAGAGAGAGCTAAAAGGCCTAAAGCCAGCCTCTAAGAAGTTGCTGCGATATAGTACTTTAAGCTCTGCAGCCTCTAGCTTAGTTTTCGATAAAAATTCCTCTCTGATAGCTGTTGGAGAGAAGATCAATCCTAGCGGTAAGAAGAGGCTGCAGAAGTCAATTTTAGATAAAAATTATTCTCTGATAAGAAATCTTGCCAGAGAACAAGAGCTTAGCGGAGCAAAACTGCTGGATTTAAATGTATCTGTTCTAGGTGCTAATGAGGGAGAGACTATGCTTAGTGCAATATCGGTTTTAGCAGTTAGCTCAAAACTTCCTCTTCTGATTGACTCTTTGGATCCGGATGTGATTGAGGCAGCTTTGCGGTTCTATCCGGGACGCGCTATGGTTAATTCTATATCCGGTGAGAGCGAAAAGTTGAAAAAGCTCCTGCCTGTTATTAAAAAGTATGGAGCTATGTTTATACTCTTACCCTTGACTTCAGTCGGTATCCCTAGGTCTTTTCGAAAAAGAAGAGAGACGATAGATAGGTTAATCAAAAAAGTAAAAGATTTTGGAATTAAAAAAGAGAGCATTGTGGTTGACGGCATTACTTTAGCTGTATCAGCAGAGCCTGAAGCAGGAGTTGAGCTGCTTAAAACCATTGAGTATATAAGTAAAGAGTTAAAGATGAATACGATTATAGGGTTATCCAATATATCATTCGGGCTTCCTAGACGAGATATTATAAATAAGACTTTCCTCTCTTTAGCAGAAGAGAAAGGTTTAAATCTTGCTATCCTAGATTCTTATAAGATCAAGAATAGCCGTAAGAGTAAATATGCTAAAAGTCTTCTCTTGGTTAAAGATAGAGGCGGCAGAGATTTTATAAAACGTTTCTCTAATTCTATTGCTGCCCAACATCCTGTTAGACCAATAAATATTGAGCTAGATTCTGTTGACTTTATCAAAGATAAAATATCCAGGTCTATTATTGAAGGGGATAGAGATTTAATTCTCGAATTGATAAAATCTGCTTTAGCCAAAGGTGTAGCAGCTATAGATATTGTGAATAAGATTATGATTCCTTCAATTAGTACTGTAGGTGAAAGATTTGATAACAAAGAATGCTTCTTACCTCAACTGATATCCAGCGCTGAGGTTGTTAAAAAAGCTTTCTCCATCTTAGAGCCCTACCTTAAGGAGGACAATAGTAAGAGAAGAGCTTTGGTTATGATTGCAACCGTTGAGGGGGATATTCATGATATCGGTAAGAACATAGTAGCCCTTATAATGGGTAATTATGGTTTTAGCGTAATTGATCTAGGTAAGGATGTTTCAGCTAAAATCATAGTGAGAGAGATAAAGAGGTATAAGCCCGATATTGTAGGTTTATCCGCTTTAATGACTACTACTATGGTTAACATGGAGAAGGTTCTGATGTTGGTTCGCAAGGAAAAACTCAAAGTTAAGTTTATGCTTGGAGGCGCTGTTGTAACAGATGGTTATGCAAAAAGCCTTAAAGCTTCCTATGCAAAAGATGCGATTGAAGCAGTAAGAGTTGCAAAGAAGATTTTATCAAAATAA
- a CDS encoding NAD(P)H-hydrate epimerase: MKVISLKEAQRIDNRAIYELGVPRAALMENAGRGAAEILLKKIKGLGSVVVVSGAGYNGGDGLVAARHLHINGLRVKLFLVANTNKVKNETLVQLRVLEGLGLRASNIENVSDIKPLSLEIARADILIDALMGIGIKGEIREPQKSVIELINKSKIKVLSVDIPSGLDSDSGIVGTAAIKADWTVTFKDIKRGMVSGEGRRHCGKVYVRGIGI, from the coding sequence ATGAAGGTAATATCGCTTAAAGAGGCGCAGCGGATTGATAATCGCGCAATATATGAGCTTGGAGTACCTAGAGCTGCTCTTATGGAGAATGCCGGGAGGGGTGCTGCAGAGATTCTGTTAAAAAAAATAAAGGGATTAGGTTCTGTTGTCGTAGTCTCTGGGGCAGGCTATAACGGTGGAGATGGTCTAGTTGCAGCTAGGCATCTGCATATTAATGGCCTAAGAGTGAAACTGTTTTTGGTAGCCAACACGAATAAAGTCAAAAATGAAACATTGGTGCAGCTAAGAGTTCTTGAGGGTTTAGGGCTAAGAGCGAGCAATATAGAGAACGTATCTGATATTAAGCCCTTAAGTCTTGAGATTGCAAGAGCTGATATTTTAATAGATGCATTGATGGGGATAGGTATTAAGGGAGAGATCAGAGAACCGCAGAAGAGCGTTATTGAATTAATAAATAAATCTAAGATAAAAGTTCTCTCTGTAGATATTCCTTCAGGGCTGGATTCCGACTCTGGAATTGTAGGGACTGCGGCAATTAAAGCAGACTGGACAGTTACTTTTAAAGATATCAAGAGAGGTATGGTATCTGGAGAGGGGAGGCGCCATTGCGGAAAAGTCTACGTTAGAGGTATCGGTATTTAA
- a CDS encoding FAD:protein FMN transferase: MKYSELKYYTRVLLFISIASLVFSLAARAEVLFQRGSVMSTYYMVKIEDDRDSRLFDAIAQELKRLEGKFSYYSEDSELSSLNNYGREGYFKVSDEMVTVIRDAINIARESGGCFDPTIGPLMELWGFKSRKPSLPKEREVQQVLSYLGWENIDISVNSAIRFKNNKVSIDLGGIAKGYAIDSIVDLLKSDGIRSALVEIGGDIYCLGDGLSRGGWKIGVQDPKEPKSVIAKIDIKDSAVATSGNYERFLDYKGERFSHIIDPRSGFPVKGDILSVTVVAPRAIDADGWATALFVMGFDKGRESVESQDNIEAVFISQGEGDYDIWISSGLIDKVEVL, encoded by the coding sequence TTGAAATATTCAGAATTAAAATACTATACCAGAGTGTTATTGTTCATCAGTATAGCCTCTTTAGTTTTTTCTTTAGCGGCCAGAGCTGAAGTTTTATTTCAGCGTGGTTCTGTTATGTCTACTTATTACATGGTTAAGATCGAGGATGATAGAGATAGCCGCCTTTTTGATGCTATTGCCCAGGAACTTAAGAGATTAGAAGGCAAGTTTAGCTATTATAGCGAAGATAGCGAGCTCTCTTCTCTGAATAATTATGGGAGAGAGGGCTATTTTAAGGTATCAGATGAGATGGTTACTGTTATTAGAGATGCTATTAATATAGCCCGTGAATCCGGGGGTTGTTTTGATCCTACGATTGGGCCATTAATGGAACTGTGGGGTTTTAAAAGCAGAAAACCGTCTTTACCTAAAGAGAGAGAGGTTCAGCAAGTCTTATCTTATTTAGGCTGGGAGAATATTGATATTTCAGTTAACAGTGCAATAAGGTTTAAGAATAATAAGGTAAGTATCGATCTCGGGGGAATAGCCAAGGGCTATGCAATAGACTCTATCGTAGATTTACTTAAATCTGATGGGATTAGAAGTGCTCTCGTTGAGATAGGAGGTGATATTTACTGCTTAGGAGATGGGCTAAGTAGAGGTGGCTGGAAAATAGGCGTTCAGGATCCCAAAGAACCTAAGAGCGTGATTGCTAAAATAGATATTAAAGATTCTGCTGTTGCGACCTCTGGAAATTATGAAAGGTTTCTCGATTATAAAGGCGAGCGGTTCTCTCACATTATAGACCCTAGAAGCGGGTTTCCAGTAAAAGGAGATATTTTGAGTGTTACTGTTGTAGCCCCTAGAGCTATTGACGCAGATGGTTGGGCAACAGCTCTCTTTGTGATGGGTTTTGATAAAGGCAGAGAGTCTGTTGAGAGTCAGGATAATATTGAAGCTGTATTTATATCGCAAGGAGAAGGGGATTATGATATCTGGATATCTTCGGGGTTAATTGATAAGGTGGAGGTTTTATGA